The Musa acuminata AAA Group cultivar baxijiao chromosome BXJ2-5, Cavendish_Baxijiao_AAA, whole genome shotgun sequence genomic interval AGTGATCTCGCTCTCAATTGTTGACTCTTaacatgatatttatttttagtCGGAAAACATGAGGATTATTTCGATCACTACAGAGAAAACAAACAGTAATAACATGCAAACGCCTGACTTCGATCGATCGCCAAGTGTTTGCTTATTGGAATGTTAACATGGATGTGAAGAAGCTGCAGAGGTGGTTTTTCTTCAGTTGTTGTTGTCCATCTAGAACTTAGCCTGAAGCCAGTCGATGGTCTTCTTGTCCACCTGGAAAGCCTTGGCCAGCACATCGTCGGAGATGGGCGGATTCGACCCGAATACAGCGTTGGCGATGGTGATCGTGCCGGGGTTTTGGCTACTGAGAGCACCGATGGCGATAGTTTTGGTGTGCCCAGGGTTGAACTGGAAGTGGATGAGGCCTTGTGGGAACACAAACACATCACCCTTCTTCAGCATCTTGGTGAAGAGACGGTTGCCGTCGTCGCTGTTGGATGTGACGAAGCCGACCAAGAGCTGTCCTTCTATGACGGTGAGGATCTCGGTGGCACGAGGGTGAGTGTGGGGAGCGTTGAGGCCTCTGGGTGCGTAGTCGATGCGAACCATGGAGATGCCGAGGGTGTTGAGTCCGACGAGCTGGTTCACGTTGACGGCGGTGACATTGGAGCCGACCTTGTTTACTGTGTCGCCAGCTTTGTCGAGTCCCCTGAAGAAGAAGTCTTCGGCTTTCACCACCTTGGGGTCCTTGCAGACGAACCCATTCACCAGCACTGCAACAGGAGGAAGCAAACTCGATCAGTAAATATGCATCGGGAGAGCAAACGCACCGAAGGAGATTAATCTGGATACTATGAATACCTTTAG includes:
- the LOC103986311 gene encoding germin-like protein 12-2 encodes the protein MAAKLLLLALLAMASALAMASDPSPLQDFCVADKDSKVLVNGFVCKDPKVVKAEDFFFRGLDKAGDTVNKVGSNVTAVNVNQLVGLNTLGISMVRIDYAPRGLNAPHTHPRATEILTVIEGQLLVGFVTSNSDDGNRLFTKMLKKGDVFVFPQGLIHFQFNPGHTKTIAIGALSSQNPGTITIANAVFGSNPPISDDVLAKAFQVDKKTIDWLQAKF